Part of the Amblyomma americanum isolate KBUSLIRL-KWMA chromosome 7, ASM5285725v1, whole genome shotgun sequence genome, ACTATAAGAGTAAAGATCAGATCGTGCTCATGGTTGTGGGTTTGAGCTTTGCCCATTCCATTATCTTGTCTGATCCTTGCTGACCAGTGAGCCGGTTAAATGTGGCAATACGAACGGTGATCTAAATTGCTTGCTCATACGTGTGAAAATTGTCTCGCTTTTTTTCTGTGATGCGTGGATAATGTGATCTGCAGCCTGTAAACAAACTAAACGTTGTGCCTCAAGTGAAAGTGTGGCATCATGCTTGTTGAGCCATCCTAGAGAAGTTTTGAGAGATGTGGAGCTGTGTGCTGGCTCATCAGCACCTCCATTTTGACCGGTCATGAGGTTCCAGGCAATATTTTGTCGCGGTGTTGTGTTTACGTGAGCAGTGACCAAGCAATTGATCTTAAACATACACGTGGTGTTAGTAAACACCATGATCAACTCTGTTAAACGCGCAtgaagtgtctttttttttttacttttcatgtGTGATTCATCGTGAAAGCTCCTGTAAATACTGAATGTTTGTTTATGTCTGCATTCATCGTGAATCATGGAGAGCTACAATATTAGTGACACAGGATGCAGCAGCCTGCTGTCAATGCCATTCCCAGATTCCTGGCCGTGCAAACATTTATTTTGCAGTATAAATTGCAAGTGTTGTGCTGTGCACTTGTGCGGCGACTTTTTTTACTGGTGTAGTTCTGATGCCAGTGTTTTTTTTGGTTAGCACTCTTTTGAGGCGTGGAATATATCAGCTGCCTCATTATGTGGTAGATGCTGTCATGCTTAGGTGGTGCTAAACGTCTGAAAACAAAAATGTTTGATCTTCTTGCTGAAAGACTTTCTTGTTTCACTTTATATTCACCCTCTTTTGATTCGAGAGCCTCTCCATATATCTGCATGTCATTTGGTTTGGTTCTGGGTTCTTGTGCTGCCTTGTCTGATAGTCGAGACAAGTTTTTGTGGTTTTGTGATTTTAAAATGCAGTTTTAATTTGCCGAGTGTAGGATGCCTTATATTTCCTGTTGGAGGATGCCAGGTTTTCATTAAGCAGTATCTCGGTGCTTTGGTGAGGTCGAAATTGTGGCACCTTGGTTGGAGATTTGCAGTGAGTGTAGCAAAGTCTGGCATCAGGTTGGCTCTGTGAGCAGAGCAGAGATTGAACGTAACAGGCAGGCTTTGGAGGAACATGACTGGAGCAGCGAACCGCACAACAGACCTGATTCTCCTGCTGTTGTGTGCAGGCCTCCTTGCATTTTTTCTATGCGCTCTTTTTTACAAGACCGGGAGAAGGACATTAAGCCTGCTTATGGGGCTTTAACTGGTTCCTTTTTGTATGACCAATTTAATTGCATACCAACATTTTACACCAGCCCATTCGTGGCTTTGGAACGAGTTTTCACAGAAGTGCATGTTTTTGGGACTTCTGACTGACTCCGAATTTTTTACGTCTTTTTACTCACTGCACTGGCTCTCTGTCCCAAAGAAAGAATTACGCTTCTGTGAGCAacattgtgatttttttttctgaagaagaACTTATGCAACGACTTGTGCTGATACTTTGTTTTCTCTTGTATATGTGCCTAGCTATCAAGGCACTGTCATTGTGAACAGTGTGTATTACTCATTCCTGGAATGATCCGCAGCTCTGCCTATCCTTATGCTGCTATGAGGCATATGAACTGTAAACTCTCAATCACCTCACCTGATAAAAGAATCTTATGACAGGATACGCACACCTAAAATTGCATGGTTTGCAACACAGGACCACAACTTTACTGAGGAGCCTCAGCCTGACAGAGGTCGTATGGAAAACTTTTAGCTGGTGTCATTACAGTTCCTAATGAAGCAGGCTGCCATCTGCAATGTTGTCTCGCAAGCACTTTGAGCACTCTTAAGTCacacttcacttttttttttttgcatacagtTTTCCGTTTTGCATGCAAGCACAGCCGCCGTGCAAATGCATTCATGTTAACAACCACTGAGCTGCTCCTTATGTATTCTCCTGTGCTGAGAACCGTGCAAAATGGAATGTTACAGTGGTCTTTTTCACCTGCGAGTACCTGGGTTCTTGCAGGCAGCTGCTGATGAATGCTTGTGAAAATCGGGGCACCAAAGCATATTACCTTTTATCCTTTTTGTGATTTGAACATTCCGGATGTAGATAACTATGCCAGCATTTCATGGCACTATTGTATGGCTTAGCAAGGGTGGGTTTTATACTCTTTTACTCTTTGCGATGTGTAATCACTAGTGCATTCGGAGCATTTTTCTTTATAGATGTGCTGAATAGGTGAAGTCCTGGATATAGATGAAAGTAATATAGATGACTATGGTAAACTCGTTATACTTCTCGTTATCTGCTGAGATAGCTTAGCTATTTACAAAAGAACATATCCATTCGAGCCAGTGTTTCAGCGCTCTTATTGTCTTGTCTGACTCTTGAATAAGTGCTCCCTGTGCTGTCTGATGGGTAACATGCAAGTGGCTTGATTTTTCTTTAGCATGGAGGGAAATACTGTGGCTTATTTAAACCTGCAACGCAAGGAGAGGTTTTTCCTTTGTTCATTGCATCATTTAGGCAGTGTGCAATTTCATGCACTTTTGCGAGAAATGTGCTATGAGCTGCGAAGTGTGgcaattttcatattttttcaaTGAGTTCTTATGTTACTGCTTGACACACGTGCAGCACTGCTCTATCTTCACAGTGCCGTGGCTACAACACGTCGTACTAACTGGTGGCTGTGGTTTCCACTCACGCATGATATTAGTTCAGAGTTAATGCCTGTGGCTGTACGTATTAGCCATAGCCCACTAGGTGGAAAACATTCTGGTTCGCTATCGCATGGAACGCCTAATTATCTTTCAGGCAGTCATTGCTTCCCACATGCGAGCTTGACTATTGCCTTCATATGCCTCGAGGCACTGAAAGCCGCATGCTCAGCTAAgagaatttttgttttatttttcttccttttttttttctatgtgacATTATCCACTCACTCCAGCAGTGtactgcaaaacaaaaaaggTTGACTGTGACGTAAGCTTCAGAGTCTGAGGTCTTCATGACTTGTATCTCTGTGTGGTCACAGATGCACACAAACGTAGTCTCAGAAACTCGGAGGTGGTACTTTCCACTAGAGCACTCAAGGCGAGCATGCCGCCCTTTTTTTGACTCGGAGAGCCTTTTTGGAGAGAAAGAAATGAATTTGGCTCCTGAGTGCTAACTAGACGTTCCATGTCACTCTGACTTTCATTTCACACCTTGCAGCCTTTCATTTATTGTTGGTGGAGGTTGAACCTTGATGTTGCATGTGCAACTTAAATGCATACAGATGCCCGCATATACCCGAACCAAATGGCTTTcggtgtttcgtttttttttatttctggggCAAGCTGCTAGTTGCACCCAAGGCCTGCAGTTGAGAGCGTTGGCCCTGTACAACAAACTTCCTGCACTTCTACATTTGTGTAACGGTGCACTCACTGTAGAATACCACTTAGAAGTGCTTCTGGATCTGCCTCCTTGTTACTGAAGTGGCGCAGCTTGGTGCATGACATAAGTTCCGTCGTACTTAACATTTGATGAATGTGTTCCTACATTCCACCGTGCAGAAATGGTTTAATTTCTAGGTGCTAGCAGAAACATGGACCCTAAAAACCTCCTTGATATTGTCGATTTCAGCGTGAAAAATGGTATTGTCTTGAACTCTTGTCTCAATTTATAAGGGCACAACATTGGTGTGCTGAAGGTATATTGCCAATGACTTAGGTACCTTGACTTACGTTGGAAGCTAGCTATTGTAAGATTTGTGATGCAATTTAGCAATAAAGCTGTGGATGTCAGTCTAGTTTATGTGTAGAACAGCGATGCTTTTATGCCATACAATGACTTGTGTGTTGCATTGTGTGTGAAACTGTGTGAAAAGCGTGTTAGCTATGTTCTGTTTCTGTCTATGAAGTACTTGGGGACTGTACTTGGCTTGCACTAATCAATGTCCAGTTGTATAGTAGTGTTGCATACGGCTACACATTAACTTGTATGTCCAGCACAAGAGCATTCAACACCAAGTAACAGTATTACTGGTGCAGCTAATTTTTCTAGTGGTTGCAGACAGGCTTGAGTGTGGTGCCGTCGTCCATCAATGCCAAATTCAGTTACTGCAGTGCTCCAGCTTTGCCAAGGATGTTGGCTGAGCAAAGCTTCATGTGGTTTGCATTCCCAGCATTGCTGCTTGTGTGTACATTGTATGGCTTGTGCAAATTTGGGCCTTGTGATGGCAGTGCATTTCAGTCTTGTGACAGCAAGTAAAGCTTGGTGAACTTGCTGCTGCAAGTGGAAACATAGTCCGTGGTGATGTGCAGGAGCACTTCAGTGCCGAAGCAGGTTGCTGCGGTTTCCGTAAAGAAGCTCCCCAGCAGCCACAGGGTTCCAGCACAAAAAAAGGAGCCTTAAACTGATGGTGTGTATGCTTTGTGTGTGGCTATGGCATTGTTTAGTCACCAAGTATTTCCCACACTGCAAGAGAAACAGGGCACTTCCCCTCATTTTGTCACAAGAAAGCCTACACACTGTGACAATCCTCCGAGCTCAGTCTGTATGTAATATAAtagatttatatatatataagatgAAAGTATGTAGGTGACCTGATTGTGTAGCCCTTTCGTACAAATAAATGGTATAACCTCTGAACAAAATCAGTCTGCACCAGTTGCTCTTGTCATGGCAAGCATGCTGTAGTTGGTTTCAGAGACTGAAATTGGAAGTGCATGACGGCCTGTCACATAGTGCGAAACTGAATTCTGTTTGCGTTTGTACTGGTTTGATTAAAAAGGGGAGAATGTGGCTAAGCTTCATTTCTGTAGTGTTTGGGCGACTATTTTTAGCTTTAGTGATGGCAGCAAGAGAGTCGTCGGAAGTGGCTCGGGATATTTGCAATATGAAGGTTGAAAGAATATAAATGCTAGTTTGGTAATGTGTATTATTCAATCAAATAATCCACAAGATGGAGGGGGAGTAATATTTCTTCTTTGGAAGTAGGGTTAGTGTAAAATTTTAAATAAAAGACATAAGCAATAATATGTGCAGTTCTGAGTAAGGCGAGAAAGACGAAATGAATGTTAATTTTATAGCAGCAACGTTAGTTTTTCAAGAGCATTAGTAGAGGTTATTCGGTCACAATCCCTCGGAACAAAGCATAGTCTTGGTTCggccttttttttgttgttttatggaACGGGGAGAGTTGAGTCTGAAGCAGTGGCATAGTAATTAGTGTGATATGTAGGCTACTCCACACGTAGTTTACAAAATAGGTATGAGTAATATGGGTGCCTAGTTATGTGTGTGTTATGAAGCAGATAATGGGAAGTGGTGAATGAAGTGTGTACTGCAATTAAGGGTGTTGCAGCACAAGCAACTGGACATGCATGTGCAGCCAGTGTCTACATCACGAAAAACTCCAAGGCGATCCTGCCAATTCTATTGTAGCTAATGCCCATATACGTAAAATTGGTGACGCTACATTCGCAGACTGCTGGCAATCCTCgtgccactcctggtgcagtggtgcaaacacagccaccggtggggttttcgagacccaggttgctcttcccgagctaccTTTTGTGACCTACCACAGTGgacaggttgtgacgacgtcaccAGGTTCACACCGTGTCACGTGTGACGGCAGTTGCCATTTCTGCTTGCACAGATTCTTCTAATGgtaatgcgttcataaactgtgtTGAGGTCGGCTTGCAAGGATTCTTCATTGCAGGAGGCTGGCAGTACTGCCACATGAGAAAGCATAGAAGCCTCGCCGGAGCAAAAAGCCGGTGGCAACCATCTGGCGTTGTCTAGAAAAATCCAGATTGGTTGGCGTTTCAGCGACGTCACAAGAGCAGAGAAatcccattggctggaaggactTGATGTCACCAAACCGGAGAATGCACATTGGCCAGACCAgggtggataaggctgaaccctttaaatcgggtggtggttcaagccacctagccatgacgtgAAATTttacttgtcttgattttagacaccaatcggataaccttcgcttggtcacttctacccgcttaaaatctacttttccttcactgcccttaaaccccaatgccttgggtaaatcagccccgctgctttccactgtagggtgaagccctttacagaaaagtgtcgtgttcagccgtttcctcctcctctccgcacgcaacacacaacgtgtctatcgcggtagtctgcaaaactcccgtcctggcctcaaacaacaaagagcttcccctacagttatcatagatattttctttggaaatttcctgcttaacGATCCTGTATGTCTGCAAAAAAGCCTCCCCCTACTAGCCGTATAGGAGAAGAGCTCTGTAAGAGctacctgggtctcgcaagccccaccaggaatttccggcaaaggcatcaacagctacAAAtactatcgcattgccaacacggTAATGTTattaggtgtccctgtgtttCAGTGCGCTGGCAGTAGGTGTCTCACTAGCGAAGAAGCTGTCCTGTCAGTGGTTGAAGCCCAAGGATGACAAGCTGCCCACAGCCTGGTGGGCAGGTGCGCAAGTGGAAGGGAAAAAAACCTGTTTTGCGGCAGCTGCATCAGTGTGGAAAGAAGGAAATCATGACACACTATAGTTGCTCCAAGGTGAAACAGGTTACACGGTAGCTGCAGCTCAGTGGAAATTAGGAAACCTGCATCGCGCTAAGAGCACATGTGCAGCAGACATTGGATAACCACAGTATGTGTGGGGCATAGCTGGTGTAAAGTGCCAACGAAGATGCggttgtgctagcgcacctttgTCGCagtttaacaattttttttttccccgcacagtAGTCTGCCATGTTTCTTGGGGACCCAACACAACCTTAAAAAACACCGCAAAGGGTATTGTAGGTGAATTGCAACTGGTAATGGAAGAAAATGCTCAACCCAACCTAGCATAGTCAATATTGATGGAATTCGGTCGTAACAGTGTCGCATATTAAAATCTAAGGAACTGCGGTCTACAGTAGCTGAGTCCACAGCACGTGATGCAAGTAAAAGGTAGGAGTCTTTTCATACAAGAAAAATTTTCTGAAGGTGTGTACACAAATGAAAATGTTGGATTCAGAAAGCTGCAAGGCAATTAGTACTGAAAGCAATAAAGCTTCCAGGCTACTCATTGTCTACTCCATGTTGCAAGTCTGCCACCAGGAAACTGAGCACAACGTGCAACCAGCGCACATTAGCATGCAAGGATGATTAAACGACACGCCAAAGTAGCATATCGGCAATGCCTTTATGGCACAATTCTAGCGAGACACGGAAAGGGCAGTGCAACAATTTTCGTAAGCGTTGTGCTGCAACGTCGCGATACAAGGCGGGTCACGCTTGAATCGTGAAAAGTTCAATCTTACGCAACGGTCTTCTGCCTACTTGACGTGTTTCGCGATTCTACGCAAGTGCAGCGACTTCGCGCTCTGCAGCGCTTCCTCTAGCGACTCTGCCATGTGCAACAGGTTCAAAGGGTCCGTCTGCAGCACCACGTCCTTGGTTTCGTCTCCGTCACCACGCTTGAGCTGGAACTTCAACGTTACGAGAGGTGTCACATGTGACTTGAGACAGCGGCTCGCGACTTCCGCCTCCAATCGCCACTCGAGACGCGAGAAGTTCCAACAGGGTATCGACTTCTCAGAGAGGAACTTACGCAAGCTCTTCTCGTTGTCAGCGTGATGTCTCACAAGCTCCTCGCATACAGACTGCGGAAAGCTGAGAAGCAGCAGTGATTCCCGGAAGTGCTGTTCGCTGAGCTTCAACTTCGCGGCCTGGCTAAGGAGATGCGAAAGGCCCTCGACGGCGCCTTGaacgacatcatcatcgacttgaAGCTTTTGTGCAGCAGAGTGGTACACCTTGGGGTTCACACCGCGCACGAGAAACTCGTTGGCGATCTTGCAGAACTCCTTCGCCACTGGTTCGTCGACGTTTTCAATAAATTTAAGGTGCTGCTTGTGGTCGTCGTCCAGTAAAAGCAACATGGCAGCTGCTGGTTCAAATGACGTTGATCACAGGTGAGCAGCAGTTGAAGACGACCTACTCAAACGCTCCACCAGAAAGATGACCAGCACGTGCTAGTGTTTCTTGCCGTGAGACCCATGAAAACGCCCACCGCCCCAACGCTTGTTGGCTTGCTCGAGTGCTCCTCATAAACAAAAAAACTCCCGTTGGTTTCACAAGGTAGCCAGAGGAAAGCCCCGATTGGTTAACAAAAGCAATACTTTTCATTTATATACTTGAATATTGCTTTCTTTGGGGACAGTTCTCTCGATAACATTTTGACAAAAAATAAACACTTAAATAAAAAAGTTGGCTCAGATGTGGGCTCCGCTTTCCGTATTACTGCCAAAGCTGTGAACGAAATATTTTGTCCCAGATGACATTCCCGTCGCTTTGCGTCCGCTAGCTTCCGCGCATGCTCATTGGTCCGAAGTTGCGATCGTTGTGTGCGCTGTGTTTTTGTGAAGTTTCACGCAACTAGCTTTGGAATAAACAATTGCGAGGCTCGTTCAACATTCGCGAAGACGATGCCTCCGAAGTGTACCCTCTCTTTGTCGCCGGAAACTCTACATCGCCGATACAAAGATAGTGTGTGACGTGAATATGTGATGCGATGGTTGCCATGTTAGTGTCACCCGCAGTGCTGCGGCTGCAACCGCTTCAGCGAGCAATCGTTTGGTGTTCACCCGTGCTGTTGTGGCTATGAAGAGTTAAGCGGTGGTCGGTTATTCGCGGCAAAGCATGTCTTGCTGTGGCGCAAGGGCCCTGGTCTTGGCGATCTGCACCATTCAGTTGGTGAGTTGACCATCCCACTTGCGTCACGATCTAGATAAGCTCGGCATTGTTTAATGACTGTTTAATGATTGTTTAATGTGTGTGTACAAGTGCACTTGATTTATGCTGTTGGTTTTGTTATCTAAAGACTATTACTTAGCCATTTGGCGCTTAACTAGCGCAGCGTTACTCGTGGTGAGCACAAAGAAAGTTGTCTTCGTGCAGATCGCAACGTTCCAGCGCCAAGTCTTCGACTTCCTCGGGTACATGTGGGCACCGATCTTGGCAAACTTCTTCCAGATCATATTTGTTATCTTCGGTTTTTTCGGAACGTACCACTACAGGCCAAGATACGTGGCTGCTGTGAGTTAATCGAAATATTGGGCAGTTGAAGTCGATGCATGAAATACCGCGAAAGCCAAGAACTCATTGGAAAAACGTCGATTTTGCATTGCAGTACATCACCTGGACGCTGCTGTGGATCGGCTGGAATGTTTTTGTTATATGCCTTTACATGGAAGTCGGCGCACTGAGCAGGGTAAGATCGCCTTACCGTGCGACTGCGCTTGGAAACCGGAACTGGAGCAGTGCTGTTATGCTCTCAGAGTACGGTACAATTTTTAAACATTCAAGAGCTTCTCAGTAAATAGAGATAGGAAGCTCATGTATTTCTGAACTTTTATAAAATCTTCAAATTAGATTTTCACATGGCACACACTTTGCGCTTCTGGTATACCACAAACCTACAGGTTTTCTGCTCTCGGCTTGACTGCACTACACCTAAATGAAGCACGCATATTAGCCCGCTAGACACTAATTATTAGTTAATTAACATCAGAAAAGTGCTTGTTGAATCTTCATTGTTGTCTTCATCAGTGTTCAGTGGTTTGCTAAACTGAAGCGAATACATTAAGTAAGCATTGATGGAGTAAGTTAATGTGCAAAGAAAAGGCCGGGCAGTTCACATTTGCGCGAGGAGTGGAATATTTTCTAGATATAGGCCAAAGTTCACCACTAGAATCTTGTGTCTAGGATTCTAGCTTCCTGAACATGGGCACTGGAAGCCGGAGCTGGTGGGAGGCAAATGGCTTCGGCTGCACGGCAATCTTCAACTACAGCTCATCTGACGACATCTTAGCTGTCACCAGGCCAGTCTCCGTGAATGGGTGTCTCTTGGAGTACTACTATGTGGAGTGCATTCAGGCTGGagtgcaatgtcttctagcggTAAGTGTGCTGCACAGCTGACACTGGGCAGATGTTTCACTTTGCTCAGGATTGTTCTTTATTTTCACGAGGAGGTCAGCATGATCAAGAATGACAGAACAGATGTTTATATAATCCGTCTTGTGTTGATTTAGTGTTCTAGCACTAAGACTTACAATCTCGAAAAAACACTGTTGTCTGTTTGAGTGTGTGATTCCGGCtggacctgcagaaataaaataaatatggccgTGCCTGGATTTTGAACACGTGGCGTTgcaaacagatcagattcgctggccactgcacgggagcactacgctatcgccaCAACCGATCATCCCGTTTAATTGCCACTCTCTTGTGCTTTGCATTGCATGTTGttgtcatcaacttccatctgtgcacAATGGATTCAGAACACACTGCTATGGCAGTGCCTTCTTAAGGTGGTGCATTAAGTGGTCCCAATATTTTATAGTGCGCTGTCACTAAGGTCCCCAATCACTGATTTTGCTACTCTTTGCCTGAAACCTGACCTTGCAACCCTAGCCTAGTGCTAGTGCACATACTTCGCATTTAGCCAAGTAAGCTAAAttggctgtaatttttttctcagctgctggcccgaaaaatatgggttcgatcctggccacggcagtcgcatttcgatggagtcaaaatactggaggctcatgtactgtgcgatgtcagtgcacagtaaagaaccccagggggtcgaaacttCTGGCgtccttcactgtggcgtccagcatagcctgaatcgctttggcacgttaaactcACATAAACTCAAACCATTTTAATCATGTGCCTtgactcacttttttttttctttatggtatctgttcaattcaattcatttaccagaagtttggaaggatattTGTTCTAAAAGCTGTGAATCACAGCTTGAAATGGCCCAGAAACCTCTACAAGACAGTGCCGACATAGTTATTAACTATCTGTTGTGtaggcagtattttttttttctttatggttTCTGTTATGTAGGCAGTCTCTTGTGTCACTTAGATAAATGTGCCATAAGTGGATGTTTTCCATATGTGAGAAGTGCACTGCTGGAGAAGAGAAGGAACATGGCGGGAATGTCATCAAACAAGATGAGTGTCAGGAGCTTTGCGCAGGCAGCAACTTGTCTTTCTCTGCACCTCCTAGCTGAGTACAGCTTCTCAGCAATGTTGAGAGGAAAGCATCAGAGACAGAGAGACAACTTGAACGAGAGCTATGTCAGGGGCATTTTGCTTCCTCATAGCTGATTTGCAAACCCTGTTcttgaaatttttgtttttgctatgCCCGTACTTTCTACTAAAATATTGTGTTGATGTGATTGAAATGGGTAAATACGTCTCATTGATAATTACATTAAAAATTCGAGAAGCCATATGGAGCATTTTTTCCCAGCTCACCTGTAGGCATAGTATTGATATTCTTCTTTGCATTTTAATGAGGTGAGGTTTGCATTCCGAGCAAATTACTTGTGCTGTGTGGGGAAATGTATGTGCACCCGTAAGTATTGATAAACATGGGCATTGTTGAGGTCTGTGTCTAAGAACTAACTACCTACAGGTGAAGGATGGGGCTCAGCAAAATACTAGTGTGGAAACAGAAGTAAAGGAGACAGAGAGAAAGATGTGGAAGGAAAGAATGCAAGGAAAATCGGCGCTAGATATATATAGGGCACGAAAACAGGACATAAAGAAAGAGCATTTATTTGATAACTTGCGGGGCAATTCATTGCTTTTAAAAGCTAGGACAGGGGTTTTGAGAACGAAAACATACAGGTCTAAATTTGAAGAAGTGAATATATTATGTGCTGCCTTTAGAACTGAAACGGAGACCATAGAGCACTTAGTCTTGAGGTGCACAGAATTTCGTTCTGCCCTTCCTGATGGAACAGCAGCAGGTGCTGGTGTTTGCTGGGGAGGACGGATGAATGGATGAGAAAAGCGTGGCTTTAACAGAGAGGAGGTTAGAAGATTGGTGCAGGAAGTCAAGGGAGCGGTGAAGTTGCAAAAAAGATGGTCAAATTAGAAATTTTAAAAGGGAAAAGCAAAATTGAGAGGAAAACTTTGACGGGGACGAAATCTTAGGCTAGGTGGCACAAGCTGCCACCCAATAAAAGGTAaagccattatcatccatccatccatatacCAATCTGACTGTATGTAGctatgagaacaaaaaaaaaaaaggagttctGTTTATTCAACAGTGCAAAGTTATATGCCATGGGATACTCCTAGTTCTCTTGCATGGTTTTGTGTGGTACTGTTATATTGCAGAAGACCCCTTAACACTTTTATTCAAGGCTTGTTTGTAGTTGTTCACATGTAGGCACTTTCCTAGTGCACTTTGTTCTGCCTAAACAACTGTAAGCATTGGTATACTTATGGGAATGGTTTGGATTTGGGGTCTTTGTTTTTTGTAAACATGCACTTTTAATTTTAAGCACTTTTAAGCAGGTAGCTGCAATGCATGTGTGCCTCAAAAGCTGCTTGTATCAATTAGCCACGTGCCTCTATATGTATTAATTATTAACATAttttgttgggctagtttgtaTAGTACTTTAGCTCGCATGAAACAGCACAGGGACACAACACAACAATGTGCCCATTCGTATCATTCCTGTGTCCTGTCTATGCTCCGTTTTATGTGAGCTTATTTGGCAACTGCTTGTGTGCCATCAAATTGTGCACTATAACTGCAATTTCTTGCAAATGGCCTGTCCTAGAGTAGCAAGCTGTCGGCAGCACTATCTGATAAAGTGGTGCTGCTTACAAGGTTTACACATTCCTAGACAGTGTTTCTGGTGGGTTTTGAGAGCTGTCAGCAGTTAAAGATAATAAGGACAGGTACGCGTGCATTGCCAGTCATTGGTTAACGTG contains:
- the LOC144098785 gene encoding COMM domain-containing protein 2, with amino-acid sequence MLLLLDDDHKQHLKFIENVDEPVAKEFCKIANEFLVRGVNPKVYHSAAQKLQVDDDVVQGAVEGLSHLLSQAAKLKLSEQHFRESLLLLSFPQSVCEELVRHHADNEKSLRKFLSEKSIPCWNFSRLEWRLEAEVASRCLKSHVTPLVTLKFQLKRGDGDETKDVVLQTDPLNLLHMAESLEEALQSAKSLHLRRIAKHVK